From Mycteria americana isolate JAX WOST 10 ecotype Jacksonville Zoo and Gardens chromosome 4, USCA_MyAme_1.0, whole genome shotgun sequence, one genomic window encodes:
- the MFAP3L gene encoding microfibrillar-associated protein 3-like: protein MNILNSHHFLYFLPTTCLVILLAALTTAEDVTNSTFNRTDMNTGSVPVVISRIDHIIVKEGSSALIDCNVQGSPSPHYRWYNSNGHLLQGEENKAGKWWFLDNGLLNITSVSFEDRGKYTCVASNMYGSVNNTVTLRVVFTSGDMGIYYMIVCLVAFTIVMILNITRLCMMSSHLKKTEKAINEFFRTEGAEKLQKAFEIAKRIPIITSAKTLELAKVTQFKTMEFARYIEELARSVPLPPLIMNCRTIMEEIMEVVGLEEQGQNFVRQTAEGQETTETDELYMIPNALKRSDSPTADSDASSLHEPPQQIAIKVSVHPLSKKDCMDGHSQESVQLDTKEEDTPQTPALPAEPPPEPSAQLSSDDTALANDKNTCVIYESHV, encoded by the exons ATGAACATACTGAACAGCCACCACTTTTTGTACTTTCTGCCTACCACATGCCTTGTCATCTTATTAGCAGCTTTGACGACTGCTGAGGATGTGACTAATAGCACTTTCAACCGCACTGACATGAACACGGGATCTGTGCCTGTGGTGATCTCCCGCATCGACCATATTATAGTCAAGGAGGGGAGTAGTGCCTTGATCGACTGCAATGTCCAAGGTAGCCCTAGTCCACATTACAGATGGTACAATTCCAACGGCCACCTGCTCCAAGGGGAAGAGAATAAAG CAGGCAAATGGTGGTTTCTTGACAATGGGCTACTAAATATTACCAGCGTGTCTTTTGAAGACAGAGGTAAATACACGTGTGTCGCATCTAATATGTATGGCAGTGTTAACAATACTGTGACGCTGAGGGTTGTTTTTACCTCCGGAGATATGGGAATCTATTACATGATTGTCTGCCTTGTAGCTTTTACCATTGTTATGATACTGAACATTACTCGGTTATGTATGATGAGCAGTcatctgaagaaaacagagaaagcaatcAATGAATTCTTCAGAACAGAAGGGGCAGAGAAACTCCAGAAAGCCTTTGAGATTGCGAAGCGTATCCCTATTATCACTTCAGCCAAAACGCTCGAGCTTGCCAAAGTAACCCAGTTCAAGACCATGGAATTTGCTCGCTATATTGAAGAGCTGGCTCGGAGCGTACCTTTGCCACCTCTCATCATGAACTGCAGGACTATAATGGAAGAAATTATGGAGGTTGTCGGTCTGGAGGAGCAAGGACAGAATTTTGTACGGCAGACAGCAGAAGGCCAGGAAACCACAGAAACAGATGAGCTGTATATGATCCCAAATGCTTTGAAGCGCAGTGACTCTCCCACAGCGGACTCTGACGCATCGTCACTGCATGAACCACCTCAACAGATTGCAATAAAAGTGTCGGTTCACCCGTTGTCCAAAAAGGACTGCATGGACGGTCACTCGCAAGAAAGCGTGCAGTTGGACACCAAGGAAGAAGACACTCCTCAAACACCAGCACTTCCCGCAGAGCCCCCTCCTGAGCCTTCTGCCCAACTCAGTTCTGATGACACAGCATTGGCAAATGACAAAAATACATGCGTTATATATGAAAGCCATGTATGA